The following coding sequences are from one Hydra vulgaris chromosome 04, alternate assembly HydraT2T_AEP window:
- the LOC136079544 gene encoding uncharacterized protein LOC136079544 has product MGRTKRKQSSKRVYQNKKRKFYGNRHTNVCKNNETVAIPSVENIPCSSSYKKLFNKEVVNEPQQINEDFNFIMNFGLLKKAIMVLKCPECNKLVNMQFDSSKKYGLSIGLKICCSDCEWETIFFSSAKMDKKINCVGRKRFDINTRTVIAFREMGKGFSAIETFCGIMNMNPPMNKNCYNDTLHIMLDVYQSLVDKSMSNAANELLSINETSKDIICGFDGSWQKRGYTSNNGLVTAVAVENGKCVDYEIETKTCKLCSIWELKKYTHHEEYNDFHSLHYKKCKISHTGSASSMESSGTIKIFLRSEKKNNLRYTTFLGDGDSSSYVNVVSAKPYGDFEIKKAECIGHIQKRVGTRLRNLKKQNKETLCDGKKLGGAGRLTEHVINTLQNYYGKAIRQNVGNLYGMKKSVAAVLFHCSESCDGETRHQFCLRTKDSWCKFQSDKLTGKISYKENICIPAAVCNTIKPIFIDLGSDKLLEKCLHGKTQNPNESLNQLIWKRCPKDIFIERTALSIGVASAVLNFNEGQQFLNKLFNELGMEFGVNAQNYCLRKDNKRIIKAEKQCSTKVKSRRKKLRAIKKGFCDQNEELEGVTYKSALCILLKGNY; this is encoded by the exons atGGGTCGAACGAAAAGAAAACAATCTTCTAAAAGAGTATaccaaaataagaaaagaaagttttatGGAAACAGACATACAAATGTCTGCAAAAATAATGAAACCGTAGCCATACCTTCAGTTGAAAACATACCATGTTCCTCATCCTACAAGAAGTTGTTCAACAAAGAAGTTGTAAATGAACCTCAACAGATAAATGAAGactttaactttattatgaACTTTGGTTtacttaaaaaagcaataatggTCCTTAAATGCCCAGAATGTAACAAGTTAGTAAATATGCAGTTtgattcttcaaaaaaatatggCCTAAGTATTGGACTAAAAATTTGTTGCAGTGATTGTGAATGGgaaacgatttttttttcatctgctaaaatggataaaaaaattaattgtgttGGACGAAAACGCTTTGACATAAACACTCGTACAGTAATTGCATTTCGTGAAATGGGTAAGGGATTTTCAGCAATAGAAACATTTTGTGGAATTATGAACATGAACCCTccaatgaataaaaactgctaTAATGACACATTGCACATAATGTTGGATGTCTATCAAAGTTTGGTTGACAAAAGCATGTCAAATGCAGCAAATGAGTTACTATCAATCAATGAAACATCTAAAGATATTATTTGTGGGTTTGATGGATCATGGCAGAAACGTGGATACACCTCAAACAATGGATTAGTAACAGCTGTTGCTGTAGAAAATGGTAAGTGTGTTGATTACgaaatagaaacaaaaacttgTAAGTTGTGTTCTATATGGGAGTTAAAAAAGTACACACATCATGAAGAATATAATGATTTTCACTCCTTACATTATAAAAAGTGCAAAATCAGTCATACCGGTTCAGCCTCCTCTATGGAATCAAGtggtacaataaaaatatttttgcgttctgaaaaaaaaaataatttgagatATACAACGTTTCTAGGAGATGGAGATAGCAGTTCATATGTTAATGTCGTTTCTGCAAAACCTTATGgagattttgaaataaaaaaagcagaGTGCATTGGGCATATTCAAAAACGTGTTGGTACTAgattaagaaacttaaaaaaacaaaataaagaaactttatGTGATGGCAAAAAGTTAGGAGGAGCAGGTCGCTTAACAGAACATGTTATAAATacattgcaaaattattatGGTAAGGCAATAAGGCAAAACGTTGGAAATTTATATGGAATGAAAAAGAGTGTTGCAGCTGTACTTTTTCACTGTTCTGAAAGTTGTGATGGCGAAACGCGTCATCAGTTTTGTTTGCGTACCAAAGATTCTTGGTGCAAATTCCAGTCTGACAAACTGACTGGCAAAATttcatataaagaaaatatttgtattccCGCTGCTGTCTGCAACACCATCAAACCAATATTTATAGACCTTGGTTCCGATAAACTTcttgaaaaatgtttgcatGGAAAAACGCAGAATCCCAATGAGTCTTTAAACCAGTTGATATGGAAGCGATGCccaaaagatatatttattgaaagaaCTGCTCTAAGTATAGGAGTAGCCTCAGCTGTACTAAATTTTAATGAAGGGCAGCAgttcttaaataaattgtttaatgagCTTGGAATGGAATTTGGTGTAAATGCGCAAAATTACTGTTTACGTAAAGACAATAAACGAATCATTAAAGCAGAAAAACAATGTAGTACTAAAGTAAAATcaagaagaaaaaagttaagagcaataaaaaaaggtttttgtgaCCAAAATGAAGAACTGGAAGGTGTAACTTATAAAAGTG catTATGTATTCTGCTGAAaggaaattattaa